The Archangium primigenium genomic interval AGTCCTCCAGCTCACCGTCCAGCACCGCGTCCACGTTGCCCGTCTCCACGCCCGTGCGCAGGTCCTTCACCATGCGGTAGGGCGCGAGCACGTAGGAGCGGATCTGCGAGCCGAAGGAGATGTCCTTCTTCTGCGCCTCGGCGGCGTCACGCTCCGCCTCGCGCCGCTTCATCTCCAGCTCGTAGAGCCGGCCGCGGAGGATCTTGAACGCCATGTCCTTGTTGGCCGACTGCGAGCGCTCCGTCTGGCAGGTGATGATGATGCCCGTGGGCAGGTGGCGCAGCTGCGCCGTGGACGAGGTCTTGTTGACCTTCTGACCGCCCGCGCCGCCACCCCGGATGAACTTCAGCTCGATGTCCTTCTCCGGGATGTCGATCTGGATGGAGTCATCCACTTCCGGATACACGTCCACCGAGGCGAAGGCCGTCTGCCGGCGCGCGTTGGCGTCGAAGGGGCTGATGCGCACGAGCCGATGCACGCCCACCTCCGCCTTGAGGTAGCCGTAGGCGAACTCGCCCTCGATGCGCAGCGAGACGTTCTTGAAGCCCGCCTCCTCACCCTCCTGCGCGTCGTTGATCTCCACCTTCCAGCCGCGCTGCTCGCAGTAGCGCGTGTACATGCGCATGAGCATGGCGGCCCAGTCCATGGAGTCCGTGCCACCCGCGCCCGCGTTGATGTCCATGAAGCAGTACGAGCGGTCCTGCTCGCCGGAGAGCATCCGCGCCAGTTCCAGCTTGGCCACCTCGCCCTCGAGCCCCCCGAGCGAATCCTCGGCCTCCTTGGCGCTCGCCGGGTCCTGCATCTCGGCGGCGAGTTCCAAGAGCGTCTGGGCGTCGTCCAGGCCGCGCAGGGTCTTCTCGTAGGCGCCCACGCTCGACTCGAGCGTGGCCTTCTCCTTGAGCATCGCCTGGGCCTTGGTGTTGTCGTCCCAGAACGTGGGCAGCGTGGATTCCCGCTCGATCAGCGCGATGCGCGACTTCTTGCGATCGACGTCAAAGATGCCCCCTGAGCGCCGTCAGACGCTCGCGAAGCCCGCCGATCTTCTCCATCGAGTCGTTCGCCATGTTGTGTCCTCCCTCTTGCCTTCTTCAGTTTCCAGAAACCTTCAAGTCCGGCGCCACCGGCGGCGTCACCTCGCGGCCCGCCACCGGCGCGCGCAGCAGCCACAACGCCCCCGCCATCCCCACGGACATGGGGAGCAGCAGCGCGATGAGGCGCCAATTGTCCTGATCGAACAGGGGCAACACCTTGAGCACGAGCCCGAAGAGCCCCAGGGCCGCCAGCGCCCGCCACAGCCACTCCAGGCGCGCGCGGGCCTTCGCGCTCCCGGCCATCAGTTGCAGCCCCAGGGGCAGCGCGAGCACGGTGAGCGGATTGGCCAGGAACAGGTTCTCGTTGCGGTACGTCACCGTGTGATCCGTGCCGAGCCACATGATGAACAGCGCCAGGCCGGGGATGCCGAACACCAGGCCCATCAGCACGTTCTGCAGCCCCAGCAGCACCCGCGGCAGCCGCGCGCCCTTCTTGCGCTGCCACGCGGCCAGGCCCATCGAGGCCCCGCCCAGCACGAGGCCCAGCATCAACATCACCGGCGCGTACCGGGGCGGCTGCTCGGGCGTGACCGGACGGCCCTTGGACTCGTAGAACTTCACGGTCCGGTCCACGAGCGCGTGCGACGGACCGTCCGTGGCCGTCACCTGGAGTTGGGCCACCTGCCGCTCCAGCTCGTCCGGGAGGAACGCCTCCTGCCACCGGGTGATGGGCTTGTCGATCTCGTCGTTCATCAGGAAGTCGAGCAGGACGCTCATGGGCGGATTCACGGCGGTGTAGCGCCGCGTGTGCTCGCGCAGCGTCATGCGCCCGGGGACCTCGTCCGCCCGGCGGAGCTGACCGCCCACCACCGCGTCGATCATGTCGCGCAGCCGGGTGACGCAGTTGTCGTTGTAGTGGTGGTAGAGGTACTGACGGTTCTCGGGCAGCACGTTCACCGCGAGCAGCCGGCCCAGTTCCTTCTTCTGCTCGGGTGACAGGTCGAGCTGCTGCAGCCGCACGTCCCGGTTGAGCGAGCGGTAGAAGCGGAAGGTGGGGCCCGGGGCCGAGTCGTCCACCCAGAATTCGAGCCGACCCATCGCGTAGCGCGCCAGCATGCGCTCGTCGAAGGAGAACATCCCGTAGTTGTAGAGGCGCGAGGTGCGCAGCCGGGCGTCCTCCACCACGAGCGAGCCGTGGCCGAAGTACGAGGGCACGTCATCGCCCGGTCCGAAGGTGGCCAGGTAGATGGACAGGTCCTCGCCCCGGCTCTCGCCCGTTCCCCAGGGAGGCATGTCCTGGGCATGCGCCGGAGCGGCGACGAGCAGCAGGCCCAGCACGAAGAGCATCGACGAGGTCAAGCGAGGCATGGTCCGTTCCAACACGCGGGGACGGGCCTACCTATCATGCGCGAGGCCCGACTCAACCCCACGGATGGCCTCCAGGGGAGCGGAATCGTCCGCCCCACCCCGGAAGGGAGCCCTCAGGTCATGAGCTTGCGGGCCCGGGGCGCCACCGAGTCGCCCACCATGCCGCTCGCCCCGAGCAGTTGCTCCTCGGCGCGCGCCATGCGCTGGGCGTCCTTGGGCCGCTCGTGATCGTGACCCAGGAGGTGCAGCAGCCCATGCGCCAGGTAGCGCGCCACCTCGGACTCCAGCGTGCGCTCGTACTCCTTGGCCTGCACCTTCGCCGTGTCCAGCGAGATGACGATGTCGCCGAGCTGGCGCGGCCCCGGGGTGCCCTTGGGCGCCTCCCCCGCGGGGAAGCTCAGCACGTCCGTGGCCTTGTCCTTCTTGCGCCAGGTGCGGTTGAGCCGGCGGATGGCATGGTCCCCGACGAGCGAGATGGACAGCTCGCACCCGGTGAGCGAGAGCTTCTCCAGGAAGGCCTCGGCCAGGTCCGTCACCTGCTTGGCGAAGCGCTTGCCCTGGGGATGGGCCACCTGCACCGTCACCCGGTTCTCCTCGGGCGAGGCCTCCTCGGGCTCCTCCATGTGGGCGAGTTCCACCCGGAAGGCGGGCGCGCAGACCGAGTAGTAGTCACACGCGCCCTGGCCGTCGTTGCGGTACACCACCCGCCGGCCCCGGGACACGAGCCCCATCTCGCCCTCCTCGATGAGCTGCCGCCGCCCGTCCACCACCAGCGTCAGCTGGCCCTTGAGGACGATGACCACCTCGTCGAACTCGGGCGTCTGCGCGGGCTCCTTCCAGCCGGGAGGCGCCAACATGCGCGCCACCGACACGCCCTCGGTGCCCGTCGTCGCCGCGCCCACGAACTCCTCGATGCGCTTCCCGTCGTCGCGGGGAATCACCTTCCCCTTGCGCAGCTTCACGTTCGCCATCCACCCACCTCGCGCCCTCAGGTGCCCGTGCCCACGGGACGCTGCTTGCCGTCTGATTTCGTGTTCGTCGTGCTCGGGGCCGGGGCCGGCGCCACCATCAACGCGCCCTTGGGCCCCGCCTGCAGCGCCCCCGCCGGGTAGGCGGGGCGCGCATGATAGATGCCCTCGAGCGTGTGCAGGAAGGACTGCGCGATGAGGTTCAGGTCCCGCAGCGTCAGGTCACACTCGTCCAGCTGGCCCTCGGAGAAGATGAGGTTGATCATCTTCTGCACCTGGGCCTGCAGGCGGGGCGTGGTGGGCTCGGGCAGCGAGCGCGTGGAGGCCTCGACGGCATCGGCGATCATCACCAGCGCCGCCTCGCGGAACTGCGGCTTGGGGCCCGGGTAGCGGAAGATGCTCTCGTCGACGGGCGGCGCGCCTTCCTTGCCTTCCTGCTCCTTGACGGCCTTGTGGTAGAAATAGCCCACCAACCGCGTGCCGTGGTGCTGCGGAATGGCGTCCGCCACCAGCTTGGGCAGGCGGTACTGCCGCGCCATCTCCAGGCCCTCGGTGACATGGCGCTTGATGATGATGGCGCTCATGGCCGGCACGAGCGTGTCGTGGCGGTTCTCGCCCTTCTGGTTCTCGCTGAAGTAGAGCGGATTCCGGCCCTTGCCGATGTCGTGGTAGTACGCGCACGAGCGCGCCAGCAGCGGATTGGCGCCGATGGCCTCGGCCGCGTTCTCCACGAGCGTGCCGATGATGATGGAGTGGTGGTAGGTGCCCGGCGCCTGGACGATGAGTTCCTTGAGCGCGGGGTGGTTGAGGTTGGCCAGCTCCAGCAGCTTGAGGTCCGAGGCGTAGCCGAACACGGACTCGATGAGCGGCGTGAGGGCCAGCACCAGCACCGGCACCGCCAGCGTCGTGCCCGCGAAGGCGCAGAACGCCGTGACGAGCGTGTCCACGGTGAGCCCCTTGCCCTCGGCCAGGAAGAGGCAGAGCACGGCCACCAGGTTGGCCAGGCCCGTGACGAGCCCCGCCCGGAAGATGCCCACGCGATCCTTGGCGCGGGTGATGCGGTCGGCGGCCACCAGCGCGCCCACCAGCGCGTAGATGCCGAAGGACAGGGAGTTGCCCAGCATCACGCCGGACAGGCACGCCAGCACGATGGCGAAGAAGAGCGCCAGCGCCTCGGAGAGCACGAAGCGCACGAGCATGGCGCCGGCCGCCACCGGGAACGCGTAGTAGAAGGCCTCCAGCGGCAGTGCCGTGTAGCGGTCCTGCACGGCGTCCGCGATGGACACCCACACCTGGGCCATGCCGAGCATGCCCACCAGCAGCACCCCCAGCAGCAGCGCGTCCTTGCGCGTGGGGCGGAAGCGCCGGAAGGCCGCCCGGCAGAAGACGTAGGTGGCGGAGATGAGCAGCGCGACCAGCCCCGTGCCGCCCACCTGCAGCTGCACCAGATCCAGCCGGTCCGTCTGCGCGCGCATGCCCCGCACGGCCACCAGGTGCGTCTCGTTGACGAGCTCGCCGTCGCCGATGACGCGCTGGCCCTTCTTGATGGAGATGACCGCGTCCTTGACCGCGGCGGCGGCCCGCTCCCGGCGCGTGTTGGTCTCCGCCTTGTTGATGGTCAGGTTGGGCCGCACCAGCCGCTTGGCCAGCCGGAGCACCGCGCGCCGCTGGACCACGGGGGCGTCCGGCAGGAGGTTGCCGGGCACCGAGGCGAAGCGCTCGAGCTCGGTGTACGCCTCGCGCATGTCCACCACCGTGGGCGCCGTGCCCGGCAGGGTCTGCTCGCCGTTGTGCCGCAGGTCGCGCACGGTGATGCCCTGGGCCCCCTCGCGCGCCAGCTCCTCGCGCGAGTTGGCGATGTACACGGGCAGGGGCTCGGAGAAGCCATAGGCGCGCTCCACCAGCGCGAGCGTGGCCGCCTCCAGGGTCTCGGAGAACCGGCCGTTCTCCAGCGCCTGGAAGTCCTCGAGGTCGATCGGCGCGTCCCGGCGACCGAAGAGCAACGCCTGGAAGGCGCCGCGCATGGCCTCGGACTCCTGGCGCTGCCGCTCGCGATCCTCCGGCGTCGGCGTGGGCTTGCGCACCGGCGGGGCCTTGCGCGACTCGGGGGGCGGCTCGACGGCCGCGGCCTCCTCGGCGCGCGCCTTCTCCTCCAGGCGCAGGCGCATGGCGGAGAAGGCCCCGTTGACCGCCGTGCGCAGCTCGGCCACCACCCCCGGGCTCAGGTCGAACACCGGGCGGACCGCGGCGCGCGCGTCCAGGCGCCGCTTCTCCGTCATCGCCTCATGGAGGATGTCGTAGTCGCGCCCGGCCTTGAAGCCCGTGGGGGAGCTGGTGCGAAAGGGCTTGCCGAGGTTCTCCTCGGTGAGCGCGGGGATCTGCTGGCTGTAGAGCCCCGGGGAGATGACGAAACCGGCCGCCACCGACACGCCCAGCAGCAGCAACACGCCCGCCAGCCGCCGACCCCAGTGGGGGCCGAGCCGGAAGCGCCGTGACAGCGCGTCCAACGGACTGGGTCCGGGGGGCGACGATTCCGGTTCGGCCATGG includes:
- a CDS encoding DUF4105 domain-containing protein, with translation MPRLTSSMLFVLGLLLVAAPAHAQDMPPWGTGESRGEDLSIYLATFGPGDDVPSYFGHGSLVVEDARLRTSRLYNYGMFSFDERMLARYAMGRLEFWVDDSAPGPTFRFYRSLNRDVRLQQLDLSPEQKKELGRLLAVNVLPENRQYLYHHYNDNCVTRLRDMIDAVVGGQLRRADEVPGRMTLREHTRRYTAVNPPMSVLLDFLMNDEIDKPITRWQEAFLPDELERQVAQLQVTATDGPSHALVDRTVKFYESKGRPVTPEQPPRYAPVMLMLGLVLGGASMGLAAWQRKKGARLPRVLLGLQNVLMGLVFGIPGLALFIMWLGTDHTVTYRNENLFLANPLTVLALPLGLQLMAGSAKARARLEWLWRALAALGLFGLVLKVLPLFDQDNWRLIALLLPMSVGMAGALWLLRAPVAGREVTPPVAPDLKVSGN
- the ybeY gene encoding rRNA maturation RNase YbeY is translated as MANVKLRKGKVIPRDDGKRIEEFVGAATTGTEGVSVARMLAPPGWKEPAQTPEFDEVVIVLKGQLTLVVDGRRQLIEEGEMGLVSRGRRVVYRNDGQGACDYYSVCAPAFRVELAHMEEPEEASPEENRVTVQVAHPQGKRFAKQVTDLAEAFLEKLSLTGCELSISLVGDHAIRRLNRTWRKKDKATDVLSFPAGEAPKGTPGPRQLGDIVISLDTAKVQAKEYERTLESEVARYLAHGLLHLLGHDHERPKDAQRMARAEEQLLGASGMVGDSVAPRARKLMT
- the prfB gene encoding peptide chain release factor 2 (programmed frameshift), translated to MANDSMEKIGGLRERLTALRGHLDVDRKKSRIALIERESTLPTFWDDNTKAQAMLKEKATLESSVGAYEKTLRGLDDAQTLLELAAEMQDPASAKEAEDSLGGLEGEVAKLELARMLSGEQDRSYCFMDINAGAGGTDSMDWAAMLMRMYTRYCEQRGWKVEINDAQEGEEAGFKNVSLRIEGEFAYGYLKAEVGVHRLVRISPFDANARRQTAFASVDVYPEVDDSIQIDIPEKDIELKFIRGGGAGGQKVNKTSSTAQLRHLPTGIIITCQTERSQSANKDMAFKILRGRLYELEMKRREAERDAAEAQKKDISFGSQIRSYVLAPYRMVKDLRTGVETGNVDAVLDGELEDFVTAQLMGVKNPNRAAPE
- a CDS encoding HD family phosphohydrolase, coding for MAEPESSPPGPSPLDALSRRFRLGPHWGRRLAGVLLLLGVSVAAGFVISPGLYSQQIPALTEENLGKPFRTSSPTGFKAGRDYDILHEAMTEKRRLDARAAVRPVFDLSPGVVAELRTAVNGAFSAMRLRLEEKARAEEAAAVEPPPESRKAPPVRKPTPTPEDRERQRQESEAMRGAFQALLFGRRDAPIDLEDFQALENGRFSETLEAATLALVERAYGFSEPLPVYIANSREELAREGAQGITVRDLRHNGEQTLPGTAPTVVDMREAYTELERFASVPGNLLPDAPVVQRRAVLRLAKRLVRPNLTINKAETNTRRERAAAAVKDAVISIKKGQRVIGDGELVNETHLVAVRGMRAQTDRLDLVQLQVGGTGLVALLISATYVFCRAAFRRFRPTRKDALLLGVLLVGMLGMAQVWVSIADAVQDRYTALPLEAFYYAFPVAAGAMLVRFVLSEALALFFAIVLACLSGVMLGNSLSFGIYALVGALVAADRITRAKDRVGIFRAGLVTGLANLVAVLCLFLAEGKGLTVDTLVTAFCAFAGTTLAVPVLVLALTPLIESVFGYASDLKLLELANLNHPALKELIVQAPGTYHHSIIIGTLVENAAEAIGANPLLARSCAYYHDIGKGRNPLYFSENQKGENRHDTLVPAMSAIIIKRHVTEGLEMARQYRLPKLVADAIPQHHGTRLVGYFYHKAVKEQEGKEGAPPVDESIFRYPGPKPQFREAALVMIADAVEASTRSLPEPTTPRLQAQVQKMINLIFSEGQLDECDLTLRDLNLIAQSFLHTLEGIYHARPAYPAGALQAGPKGALMVAPAPAPSTTNTKSDGKQRPVGTGT